The following coding sequences lie in one Lolium perenne isolate Kyuss_39 chromosome 2, Kyuss_2.0, whole genome shotgun sequence genomic window:
- the LOC127329031 gene encoding uncharacterized protein, protein MDNDDDYFFKNFIDTSSDEDSDDEFFTDAALIIHDHIVSQIPVHRGSLPGRAAALDRKRERGHDQLFTDYFQPKALYTPALFRRRFRMSRPLFRRIMDGVKLYDDYFHAKVDAIGKVGLSSYQKCTAAIRMLAYGVAGDFVDEYTRMSESTGLEAMYRFCRAVIGTFGEEYLRQPNAADTARLLSINASRGFPGMLGSIDCMHWEWKNCPFGWQGAYSGHSEGCTVILEAVASQDTWIWHSFFGMAGSHNDINVLQRSPVFDRLAYGQSPDVDFEINGHHYTKGYYLADGIYPPWATLVKTIRKPNSEQEARFAKEQEAARKDVERAFDILQARWAIVRHPRRAWDVQTLWEVMTACVIMHNMIVEVERDDSLYDSDWEGQGELVTPQRGPASFQEVLHAHREIRDLAVHNQLQADLIEHVWQHVGNNAANNDDEGNPEA, encoded by the coding sequence ATGGACAACGACGATGActacttcttcaagaacttcatcgacacgtcgtccgacgaggactcggacgacgaatttttcacggatgctgcgctgatcatccacgatcacattgtctcgcagatccccgtgcaccgggggtccttgccggggcgcgccgccgccttggaccgcaaaagagaacgcggccacgacCAGCTCTTCACCGATTACTTCCAACCCAAGGCATTGTACACGCCGGCCTTGTTTCGCCGTCGTTTTCGGATGTCCAGACCGTTGTtccgccggataatggatggcgtcaagctctacgacgactacttccacgcgaaagtggatgcaattggcaaggtaggcctctcttcgtaccagaaatgcacggcagcgattaggatgcttgcatatggtgttgccggtgatttcgtagatgagtacacgcgcatgagtgagtctaccggcTTGGAAGCGATGTACAGGTTTTGCAGAGCTGTGATCGGTACGTTCGGAGAAGAGTACCTCCGGCAACCTAATGCAGCGGACACAGCTCGTCTGTTGTCAATCAACGCTTCCagggggtttcctgggatgcttggcagcatagactgcatgcactgggagtggaagaactgcccctttggttggcagggggcatacagtggccattctgaggggtgcacagtcattcttgaagctgttgcttcacaggatacatggatttggcactcattcttcggaatggctggctcgcacaatgacatcaatgtgcttcagcgctctccggtgtttgataggctagcgtacggtcagtcccctgatgtggattttgagatcaatggccaccactacaccaaggggtactaccttgctgatggtatctatccaccttgggctacacttgtgaagacaatccgaaaacccaactcagagcaggaggcaaggtttgccaaagagcaggaggcagcccggaaagatgtcgagcgggcgtttgacatcctccaagctcgttgggctatcgtcagacacCCCCGCCGAGCCTgggatgtgcaaactctgtgggaggtgatgaccgcatgtgtaatcatgcataacatgattgttgaggtagagcgggatgattcactctaTGATAGTGACTGGGAGGGTcagggagagttggttactcctcaacGTGGCCCGGCATCATTCCAGGAAGTTCTTCATGCACACCGtgaaattcgagatctagctgtacacaaccagctgcaggcagatttgatcgagcacgtctggcagcatgtaggcaacaatgctgcaaacaacgatgatgaaggaaatccggaagcctag
- the LOC127334368 gene encoding B3 domain-containing protein Os04g0386900 — protein sequence MAEPMPPDSSTAITPPLNPSHDYSKESRGIAGSKDHGVASSTGGISAGRPDDPDLQSGKARVETEKTQPCRIVPLSGKPYFACVLCKSHVQAPFQVVVPRSLASFLPSKSTPATLMWQGRSWEMRFTGGRLIQRLDAGWKSFALDNALRLGDGCVFELETADGESVVFRVQVLRAEIPAGIRERAGGYTASSPLLLD from the exons ATG GCAGAGCCGATGCCACCCGATTCCAGTACCGCGATCACTCCTCCCCTCAATCCGAGCCACGATTACTCCAAGGAATCACGCGGCATCGCAG GCTCTAAGGATCACGGAGTGGCCAGCTCCACGGGGGGCATTTCTGCAGGTCGTCCTGATGATCCTGATCTGCAGTCGGGGAAGGCGCGGGTGGAGACGGAGAAGACGCAGCCCTGCAGGATCGTCCCTCTTTCAGGGAAGCCGTACTTCGCATGTGTGCTATGCAAGTCACATGTTCAGGCCCCATTTCAAGTG GTGGTTCCAAGGTCGTTGGCGTCGTTCCTCCCATCGAAGTCGACGCCGGCGACCCTGATGTGGCAGGGCCGGTCCTGGGAGATGCGGTTCACCGGCGGGCGGCTCATCCAGCGGCTTGATGCAGGATGGAAGAGTTTCGCGCTGGACAACGCGCTGAGGCTCGGCGACGGGTGTGTGTTCGAGCTGGAGACGGCTGACGGCGAGAGCGTCGTGTTCAGGGTTCAGGTGCTCCGAGCCGAGATCCCGGCGGGGATCCGGGAGAGGGCCGGCGGGTACACGGCGTCTAGCCCGCTCCTGCTAGACTAG